The Lucilia cuprina isolate Lc7/37 chromosome 5, ASM2204524v1, whole genome shotgun sequence genome includes a window with the following:
- the LOC111679558 gene encoding putative alpha-L-fucosidase, with product MLSKLLIILIFIFSAKLGNCAKVQTKYEPNWSSLDKRPLPSWYDEAKVGIFIHWGVYSVPSMGSEWFWKYWKYFKNTNYVEFMEKNYKPNFSYQEFAQDFTAELFDATQWSLLFKDSGAKYVVLTSKHHEGYCLWPSEQSFGWNSMDVGPKRDIIRELSSALRNNTDLKFGLYYSLFEWFNRMYIDDKLHLFLKQNYVTNKVRPEQMHLIQEYLPEILWSDGDAEAPAKYWKSEEFIAWLYNDSPVRDTIVTNDRWGIGTACKHGDFYNCQDRFNPGVLQPHKWENAFTLDKASWGQRFDLTLKDFMTSEEVIHEVVTTVSCNGNVLINVGPTKYGTILPIFEERLRDMGQWLKINGEAIYATKPWLYQNDIVTPSVWYTSKVDDRKQLINIYAIVLEYPYDSNSLTIYPWGNSTSEYLDVRLIGLELLNSIRDRKIHSIEMLGMEDSQIKWDLHGPSLHVEFPPKNHIDKRRLKHAWTFKIVVNSEM from the exons ATGTTGagtaaacttttaataatattaattttcatattttctgcAAAATTAGGCAATTGTGCAAAAGTACAAACTAAATACGAACCAAATTGGTCAAGTTTGGATAAACGACCACTGCCCAGTTGGTATGATGAAGCCAAAGTGGGTATATTTATACACTGGGGTGTATATTCCGTACCCAGTATGGGTTCTGAATGGTTTTGGAAATATTGGAaat actttaaaaatacaaattatgttgaatttaTGGAGAAGAATTATAAACCTAACTTTTCTTATCAAGAATTTGCTCAAGATTTCACTGCTGAGTTGTTTGATGCCACTCAATGGTCTCTGCTATTTAAAGACAGTGGGGCAAA atatgtTGTCCTAACTAGTAAACACCATGAGGGTTATTGTCTTTGGCCTTCAGAACAATCATTCGGTTGGAACTCTATGGATGTTGGACCCAAACGGGATATAATAA gagAACTATCTTCTGCTTTGCGCAATAATACCGATTtaaaatttggtttatattATTCTCTCTTCGAATGGTTTAATCGCATGTACATCGATGATAAATTacacttatttttaaaacaaaattatgtaaCGAATAAAGTTAGACCCGAACAAATGCATTTAATACAAGAATATTTACCCGAAATTTTATGGTCCGATGGAGACGCGGAGGCACCCGCGAAGTATTGGAAATCAGAGGAATTTATAGCATG GCTTTACAATGACAGCCCTGTACGTGATACAATTGTAACTAATGATCGCTGGGGAATTGGGACTGCTTGCAAGCATGGTGATTTTTACAATTGTCAAGATCGTTTTAATCCTGGTGTATTACAGCCTCATAAATGGGAAAACGCCTTCACTTTGGACAAAGCAAGTTGGGGTCAACGTTTTGATTTGACTCTTAAGGATTTTATGACAAGCGAAGAAGTCATACATGAAGTAGTTACTACCGTCAGTTGTAATGGCAATGTTTTGATCAATGTGGGACCCACAAAATATGGTACCATTTTACCTATTTTTGAGGAGAGATTGCGTGACATGGGTCAATGGTTAAAAATTAATGGTGAAGCTATTTATGCCACTAAACCCTGGTTGTATCAGAATGATATCGTTACGCCCTCCGTATGGTACACTAGTAAGGTAGATGATAGAAAGCAACTTATTAATATCTATGCCATAGTTTTGGAATATCCCTACGATAGTAATAGTTTAACTATATATCCTTGGGGTAATTCAACCAGTGAATATTTAGATGTTCGTTTAATTGGTCTAgaattattaaattcaataaggGATCGTAAAATCCATTCAATAGAAATGTTGGGTATGGAGGATTCACAAATTAAG tgGGATTTACATGGTCCCTCTTTACATGTAGAATTTCCACCTAAAAATCATATTGATAAGAGAAGACTAAAACATGCTTGGACTTTTAAAATAGTTGTTAATAGTGAAATGTAA